In Nomascus leucogenys isolate Asia chromosome 6, Asia_NLE_v1, whole genome shotgun sequence, one DNA window encodes the following:
- the LOC100589158 gene encoding golgin subfamily A member 8K-like — protein FQLLIQHLWIAANWDIWANVAQVIGLLTSHTTELQENTPVVEFKEYWQRKSGRVTAGAKRNRKTNGSIPETATFGGCQSPGDSATAFHGEGPTSSATLKDLESPCREPAVVWDSRSVKVNELKNTIESLKQQNKDLEHQLEEEKKENNKRRQAEWGLEVQIKVLNIEKNKLHTDLCRTKGVLRHFEEESKDLADHLQCSSQCIGELERALSAVATKQKKDISFSSRSRELSWWRLKKSTEEKARLKTQLTRLKELLTQVQLERDQYACQIEGERARWQQRMSKMSQEIDTLKKSKNHYTHRVEELRSKLKNQMAEPLPPEPPAVPSEVELQHLRKQLERVAGELQAQVEKNQRISLLNRVQEERLQKQEERLQEQQERLQQLAKPQSVFEELESLEATSQQNQQLTAQLGLMAFPGEGDGGEPRPMLSVPEDLESGEAMSSFMDHLEEKADLSELVKKQEIRSIQYWRERCHQKTHHLLTEPGGHAKDVALGGGDHEAGPGQEGDEGEAAGAAADGIGACGDDNNGHRKFLAAAQNPADEPGPGAPAPQELGAADKHGDLCEVSLTSSAQGEARKGPPCDNPTAQPIVRDHQEHPGLGSNGCLPFFCWAWLPRRRR, from the exons TTTAAAGAATATTGGCAGAGAAAGAGCGGTAGAGTTACAGCAGGAGCGAAGAGGAACAGGAAAACAAATGGCAGTATCCCTGAGACAGCCACTTTTGGTGGTTGCCAGTCACCTGGGGAT TCAGCAACAGCTTTCCACGGAGAGGGCCCTACATCATCGGCTACCCTGAAGGATCTGGAG AGCCCGTGCCGAGAACCGGCAGTAGTCTGGGATTCAAGGTCCGTAAAAGTCAATGAACTGAAGAACACCATCGAATCTTTG AAACAACAGAATAAAGACCTGGAACATCAACTGGAAGAA gaaaagaaagaaaacaacaagagACGCCAGGCCGAATGGGGGCTAGAA GTTCAAATCAAGGTActgaatatagagaaaaataagctCCACACGGACCTGTGTCGCACAAAAGGTGTTCTCAGACACTTTGAAG AAGAGTCCAAGGATCTGGCAGACCACCTGCAATGTTCATCGCAGTGCATAGGAGAGTTGGAGCGGGCTCTCTCTGCTGTCGCCACAAAACAGAAGAAGGATATCAGT TTCTCGAGCCGCAGTAGAGAACTTAGCTGGTGGCGGTTAAAGAAATCCACAGAGGAGAAGGCACGGCTGAAAACACAGCTAACACGG TTGAAGGAGTTGCTGACCCAAGTCCAATTAGAACGAGATCAATATGCTTGCCAAATAGAAGGAGAGAGGGCCCGGTGGCAGCAGAGGATGAGCAAAATGTCGCAGGAG ATTGACACAttgaaaaaatcaaaaaatcacTATACGCATCGGGTAGAGGAGCTGCGATCCAAACTCAAAAATCAGATGG CTGAACCCCTGCCCCCGGAGCCCCCAGCAGTGCCCTCTGAGGTGGAGCTGCAGCACCTGAGGAAGCAACTCGAGAGAGTGGCAGGAGAGCTCCAGGCCCAGGTCGAAAAGAATCAGCGCATAAGTCTCCTGAACCGGGTCCAAGAAGAGAGGCTTCAGAAGCAGGAGGAGAGGCTCCAGGAACAGCAGGAGAGGCTTCAGCAGCTGGCCAAGCCACAGAGCGTCTTCGAGGAGCTG GAGAGCCTGGAAGCTACCAGCCAACAGAACCAGCAGCTAACAGCCCAGTTGGGCCTCATGGCTTTCCCTGGGGAAG GAGATGGAGGAGAACCTCGGCCCATGCTGAGCGTCCCGGAGGACCTGGAGAGCGGGGAGGCCATG AGCAGCTTTATGGACCACCTGGAGGAGAAGGCAGACCTGAGTGAGCTGGTGAAGAAACAAGAAATACGATCCATCCAGTACTGGCGAGAGAGATGCCATCA GAAAACCCATCACCTTTTAACGGAGCCAGGGGGCCATGCCAAAGATGTGGCACTGGGAGGAGGAGATCATGAGGCTGGCCCAGGACAGGAAGGAGATGAAG GTGAAgctgctggagctgcagcagaTGGTATCGGGGCCTGTGGCGACGACAACAATGGGCACAGAAAATTCCTGGCTGCTGCCCAGAACCCTGCTGATGAGCCCGGTCCAGGAGCTCCAGCCCCCCAGGAGCTTGGGGCTGCAGACAAGCATGGTG ATCTTTGTGAGGTGAGCCTCACCTCCTCTGCGCAaggagaggccaggaagggtCCTCCCTGTGACAACCCTACTGCACAGCCAATCGTGCGGGACCACCAGGAGCACCCAGGCTTGGGCAGCAATGGCTGTCTTCCATTCTTTTGCTGGGCTTGGCTGCCGAGAAGAAGGAGataa